The following proteins are encoded in a genomic region of Chiroxiphia lanceolata isolate bChiLan1 chromosome 18, bChiLan1.pri, whole genome shotgun sequence:
- the PATZ1 gene encoding POZ-, AT hook-, and zinc finger-containing protein 1 isoform X7, translated as MERVSEAAACGPSSGCYTYQVSRHSADVLHSLNQQRKNGGRFCDVLLRVGDESFPAHRAVLAACSEYFESVFSAQLGDGAGGGGGGGADGSAAEAAAAGGAAAAAGGAPGGGRELEMHTISSKVFGDILDFAYTSRIVVRLESFPELMTAAKFLLMRSVIDICQEVIKQSNVQLLVPPARPDIMLFRPGAADLGFPLDMTNGAALAPNGNGIAGMPEDEATRAALSAAQSSLPVLQGVDRLPMVAGPLSPPLLASPFQNVAASAPTLSTKRGRGRPRKANLLDSMMFGTPGGLREAGILPCGLCGKVFTDANRLRQHEAQHGVTSLQLGYIDIPPPRLGENGVPGQDDPDAPRKRSRTRKQVACEICGKIFRDVYHLNRHKLSHSGEKPYSCPVCGLRFKRKDRMSYHVRSHDGSVGKPYICQSCGKGFSRPDHLNGHIKQVHTSERPHKCQTCNASFATRDRLRSHLACHEDKVPCQVCGKYLRAAYMADHLKKHSEGPSNFCTICNRGLQAPGVHPEWGSSVPLRQDLWHQRRPEMFPFGPD; from the exons ATGGAGCGGGTGAGCGAGGCCGCCGCCTGCGGCCCCTCGTCGGGCTGCTACACCTACCAGGTGAGCCGGCACAGCGCCGACGTGCTGCACAGCCTCAACCAGCAGCGCAAGAACGGCGGCCGCTTCTGCGACGTGCTCCTCCGCGTGGGCGACGAGAGCTTCCCGGCGCACCGCGCCGTGCTGGCCGCTTGCAGCGAGTACTTCGAGTCGGTGTTCAGCGCCCAGCTGGGCGACGGGGcaggtggcggcggcggcggcggcgcggacGGGAGcgcggcggaggcggcggcggccggcggggctgcggcggcggccggcggcgcccccgggggcgggcgggagctGGAGATGCACACCATCAGCTCCAAGGTGTTCGGAGACATCCTGGACTTCGCCTACACGTCGCGCATCGTGGTGCGGCTGGAGAGCTTCCCGGAGCTCATGACGGCCGCCAAGTTCCTGCTGATGCGCTCGGTGATCGACATCTGCCAGGAGGTCATCAAGCAGTCCAACGTGCAGCTCCTCGTGCCCCCCGCACGCCCTGACATCATGCTGTTCCGTCCGGGGGCTGCCGACCTCGGCTTCCCTCTTGACATGACCAACGGTGCCGCTCTGGCGCCCAACGGCAACGGCATCGCCGGCATGCCCGAAGACGAGGCCACGCGGGCCGCACTCAGCGCCGCTCAGTCCTCCCTGCCCGTGCTGCAGGGCGTGGACCGCCTGCCCATGGTGGCAGGACCTCTGTCCCCACCGCTGCTGGCCTCGCCCTTCCAGAACGTTGCTGCTAGTGCCCCCACTTTAAGCACCAAGAGGGGCAGAGGGCGTCCCCGCAAAGCCAACCTCTTGGACTCCATGATGTTTGGTACCCCGGGGGGCCTGCGAGAGGCCGGTATCCTGCCTTGTGGCCTCTGTGGGAAAGTGTTTACGGATGCTAATCGTCTTCGGCAGCACGAGGCTCAACATGGGGTGACGAGCTTACAGCTGGGCTACATAGACATCCCACCCCCCAGACTGGGTGAAAATGGTGTCCCTGGTCAGGATGACCCCGATGCACCCCGGAAAAGAAGCAGGACGAGGAAACAGGTGGCCTGTGAGATCTGTGGCAAGATTTTTCGGGACGTGTACCACCTGAATCGGCACAAGCTGTCGCACTCTGGCGAGAAGCCGTACTCTTGTCCGGTGTGTGGCTTGCGGTTCAAGCGGAAAGACAGGATGTCCTATCATGTTCGATCTCACGACGGCTCTGTGGGAAAGCCCTACATCTGCCAGAGCTgtggaaaaggcttttccag GCCAGACCACTTGAATGGACACATCAAACAGGTGCATACCTCAGAGAGACCTCACAAGTGTCAG ACTTGTAATGCTTCCTTTGCCACTCGTGACCGGCTGCGCTCACACCTGGCCTGTCATGAAGACAAAGTCCCATGCCAGGTGTGTGGGAAGTACTTGAGAGCAGCATATATGGCAGATCACTTGAAGAAGCATAGTGAAGGACCAAGCAATTTCTGCACTATCTGTAACCGAG
- the DRG1 gene encoding developmentally-regulated GTP-binding protein 1 has translation MSGTLAKIAEIEAEMARTQKNKATAHHLGLLKARLAKLRRELITPKGGGGGGPGEGFDVAKTGDARIGFVGFPSVGKSTLLSNLAGVYSEVAAYEFTTLTTVPGVIRYKGAKIQLLDLPGIIEGAKDGKGRGRQVIAVARTCNLILIVLDVLKPLGHKRIIENELEGFGIRLNSKPPNIGFKKKDKGGINLTATCPQSELDTETVKSILAEYKIHNADVTLRSDATADDLIDVVEGNRVYIPCIYVLNKIDQISIEELDIIYKVPHCVPISAHHRWNFDDLLEKIWDYLKLVRIYTKPKGQLPDYTSPVVLPYCKTTVEDFCMKIHKNLIKDFKYALVWGSSVKHNPQKVGKDHTLEDEDVIQIVKK, from the exons ATGAGCGGCACCCTGGCCAAGATCGCTGAGATCGAGGCGGAG ATGGCCCGGACGCAGAAGAACAAGGCCACCGCGCACCACCTGGGGCTGCTGAAGGCCCGCTTGGCCAAGCTGCGCCGGGAGCTCATCACCCCCaagggaggcggcggcggcggccccggggaaG GTTTTGATGTTGCAAAGACAGGAGATGCCCGAAttgggtttgtgggttttccATCAGTGGGGAAATCTACTCTTCTAAGTAACCTTGCTGGTGTGTACTCTGAAGTGGCAGCATATGAGTTCACCACACTGACCACTGTGCCTGGAGTCATCAGGTACAAAGGAGCAAAGATACAG CTGCTTGATCTGCCAGGAATTATTGAAGGTGCCAAGGATGGTAAAGGCAGAGGACGGCAGGTCATTGCAG TTGCTCGAACCTGTAATCTCATTCTGATTGTTCTGGACGTGCTGAAACCCCTTGGCCACAAGAGAATCATAGAGAATGAACTGGAGGGATTTGGAATTCGTCTGAATAGTAAGCCCCCCAAtattggctttaaaaaaaaggataaaggaGGCATTAACCTTACAGCCACA TGTCCTCAGAGTGAGCTGGACACTGAAACAGTGAAGAGCATCTTAGCAGAGTATAAAATCCACAACGCCGACGTCACCCTGCGCAGCGACGCCACGGCCGACGACCTGATCGACGTGGTTGAAGGAAACAG GGTCTACATCCCATGCATTTATGTCCTAAATAAAATTGACCAAATTTCCATTGAGGAACTAGATATTATTTACAAAGTACCCCACTGTGTGCCAATATCTGCTCATCATCGCTGGAACTTTGATGATCTGCTGGAGAAAATTTGGGACTACTTGAAGCTTGTACGAAT CTACACCAAACCCAAGGGGCAGCTCCCAGACTACACCTCTCCTGTGGTACTACCTTACTGCAAGACCACAGTGGAGGATTTTTGCATGAAGATCCACAAAAATCTCATTAAAGACTTTAAATA tGCACTGGTCTGGGGTTCATCTGTTAAACACAACCCTCAAAAAGTTGGTAAGGACCACACCCTTGAAGATGAGGATGTTATTCAGATTGTGAAGAAATAA